A genomic region of Candidatus Paceibacterota bacterium contains the following coding sequences:
- the lysA gene encoding diaminopimelate decarboxylase has product MMSQSFRDRLFPKLPSMILDYPTPFYVYDEVGIREGICRLNKAFNTAGVPFQEFFAVKACPNPRILEISREEGAGFDCSSLPEITLAKARAGAEDHDVMFTSNNTSDEEFKTALTSGVTINLDDITLIKKLSRVARSIGERFPKTICFRYNPGPARDGNEIIGKPEEAKYGVADWQIVQAYKMAKELGAERFGLHTMICSNQLDYRYLVETVAMLFQIARRLHSRLGIKLNFINMGGGIGIPYRPGQKEVPIEKMAEEINALFDDFERDVGYYPSLYMESGRWVTGPHGVLVTQVINQKHTYKEFRGVDACMSSLMRPGIYGAYHHITVLDKNGRPKTGRRQKVNVVGSLCENCDQFAKDRLLPVMEENDILVIEDAGAHGIAMTYQYNGRMRPPEFLLQGYKNRIRMIGRAETEEDLFVRYV; this is encoded by the coding sequence ATGATGTCGCAATCGTTTCGTGATCGTCTGTTTCCAAAGCTTCCTTCGATGATTTTGGATTATCCGACTCCGTTCTATGTTTATGACGAAGTCGGCATTCGTGAAGGAATATGTCGGCTCAATAAAGCCTTTAATACGGCAGGAGTTCCTTTTCAGGAATTCTTTGCGGTCAAGGCTTGTCCGAATCCCCGCATTTTGGAAATTTCGCGGGAAGAGGGTGCGGGGTTTGATTGTAGTTCACTTCCGGAAATTACTTTGGCTAAGGCACGTGCCGGTGCCGAAGACCACGATGTGATGTTTACATCAAATAATACATCAGACGAAGAATTCAAGACGGCATTGACGTCTGGTGTGACGATAAACCTTGATGATATTACACTTATCAAGAAGTTAAGCAGGGTAGCACGGTCTATTGGCGAGAGATTTCCAAAGACTATTTGCTTCCGTTACAATCCAGGGCCCGCCCGCGATGGCAATGAAATTATCGGCAAGCCGGAAGAAGCAAAATACGGTGTCGCCGATTGGCAGATTGTACAGGCCTATAAAATGGCGAAAGAATTGGGGGCTGAAAGGTTTGGCCTTCATACAATGATCTGTTCAAATCAGCTTGATTATCGGTATCTCGTGGAAACAGTGGCTATGCTTTTTCAGATAGCTCGACGTCTTCATTCGAGACTCGGTATTAAGTTGAATTTCATAAATATGGGCGGTGGTATTGGTATCCCATATCGACCGGGACAGAAAGAAGTACCCATTGAGAAGATGGCCGAAGAAATCAACGCCTTATTCGATGATTTCGAGCGAGATGTTGGTTATTACCCATCCCTCTATATGGAAAGCGGTCGTTGGGTGACTGGTCCACACGGTGTCTTGGTGACGCAGGTCATCAATCAGAAGCACACCTACAAAGAATTCCGCGGAGTGGATGCTTGCATGTCGTCGCTGATGCGCCCTGGTATTTATGGAGCGTATCATCACATCACGGTGCTCGACAAAAACGGTCGTCCGAAAACCGGTCGTCGGCAAAAGGTGAATGTGGTCGGCTCGCTTTGCGAGAACTGTGATCAATTCGCCAAGGACCGGCTTCTGCCTGTGATGGAAGAAAACGATATATTGGTGATTGAGGATGCCGGTGCCCATGGTATCGCTATGACATATCAATACAATGGTCGCATGCGTCCGCCGGAGTTTCTCCTTCAAGGATATAAGAACAGGATTCGAATGATCGGACGTGCTGAAACCGAAGAAGACCTCTTCGTCAGGTATGTCTGA
- a CDS encoding aminotransferase class I/II-fold pyridoxal phosphate-dependent enzyme, whose translation MQKSRLPAGGENVFQRIKRVRREAEEKGVKIINLSIGQPTGPASEIARKAAAEWILSDRQEVHEYQDNGCLPCSDFAKRFVRFHMSAGISAELLNHAEFLPIPGIKPMLPLIPLACRASADQNMWVQTMTNPGYPPPATWANSLGYRHVSIRTHIKNQFIFDELGLQIVDLVMMNYPHNPSGQVSKHDWLCELCAYCERNNIRIFNDAAYARLVYGEHSCLAEVAWQFPNLSWAEAFSASKLGNLTGWRVGAMVGSPDFIGDIRTIKGNADSGFNAALAMGALALLENGKEEIEGLKRMYSSRLKLLSNTLRELGMKIALEPQAGFFLLCESPKHAFGQDVANAEEFNNLMIQKTGVMGVPFDPYIRYAVVGDVESDLREITLAFVEAKVSY comes from the coding sequence ATGCAAAAGAGTCGTTTACCTGCCGGAGGCGAAAATGTCTTCCAAAGGATAAAGCGGGTTCGAAGGGAAGCCGAAGAGAAAGGTGTGAAAATCATCAATCTTTCTATCGGTCAACCGACAGGCCCAGCATCCGAAATCGCGCGGAAAGCGGCAGCAGAATGGATTCTGTCCGATCGCCAAGAAGTGCACGAATATCAGGATAATGGTTGTTTGCCATGCTCTGACTTCGCGAAACGTTTTGTGCGGTTCCACATGTCTGCTGGAATTAGTGCTGAGCTTTTGAATCATGCAGAATTCCTGCCGATCCCAGGCATCAAACCGATGCTTCCTCTCATTCCTCTGGCCTGCCGTGCATCGGCTGATCAGAATATGTGGGTGCAGACAATGACGAATCCGGGTTATCCGCCACCAGCTACGTGGGCGAATTCACTCGGTTATCGTCATGTGTCTATCAGGACGCATATCAAGAATCAATTCATCTTCGACGAGCTTGGTCTGCAGATTGTTGATCTCGTCATGATGAATTACCCGCATAATCCAAGCGGGCAGGTCTCCAAGCACGATTGGCTTTGTGAACTATGCGCCTATTGCGAGCGAAATAATATCCGCATCTTCAATGATGCGGCATATGCTCGCTTGGTGTACGGGGAACACTCATGCTTGGCGGAAGTTGCTTGGCAGTTTCCTAATCTTTCGTGGGCGGAAGCGTTTTCTGCTTCGAAGCTCGGGAATCTGACAGGTTGGCGCGTGGGTGCTATGGTCGGCTCGCCGGACTTTATCGGCGATATTCGCACCATCAAAGGTAATGCGGATAGCGGTTTCAACGCCGCTCTTGCTATGGGGGCACTTGCCTTGCTTGAGAATGGAAAGGAAGAGATTGAGGGGCTGAAGCGGATGTATTCCAGTCGCCTCAAACTCCTTTCCAATACTCTGCGAGAACTCGGGATGAAGATTGCCCTTGAGCCACAAGCCGGATTCTTCCTGCTTTGCGAAAGTCCGAAGCATGCCTTTGGGCAGGACGTCGCAAATGCGGAGGAGTTCAACAATCTGATGATCCAAAAAACGGGTGTGATGGGTGTGCCTTTTGACCCCTATATCCGCTACGCGGTTGTCGGAGATGTGGAGAGCGATCTCCGCGAAATCACTCTGGCCTTTGTGGAAGCAAAAGTCAGCTACTGA
- the rplJ gene encoding 50S ribosomal protein L10: MPITKAQKKELIDNISKAIKGSKSIVFANFRHLVVADDMAMRRALRKEGVGYLVVKKTLAKIALKDAGITGTMPEFTGELAMVYGDDLTAPAREFYVFQKKYKDNVKIVGGVFEGRYMSVEEMTAIAAIPSQKTLYAQFVNLINSPIQRFVVSLSEIAKKKTA; encoded by the coding sequence ATGCCAATTACAAAAGCACAAAAGAAAGAATTGATAGATAATATTTCAAAGGCTATCAAAGGCTCAAAGTCAATCGTCTTTGCAAACTTCCGTCATTTGGTTGTTGCGGACGATATGGCGATGAGAAGAGCTTTGAGAAAAGAGGGGGTTGGATATTTGGTTGTCAAAAAGACTTTAGCAAAGATTGCTTTGAAAGATGCCGGAATCACTGGCACAATGCCGGAATTCACAGGGGAGCTTGCTATGGTTTATGGGGATGATCTTACAGCTCCGGCAAGAGAGTTTTATGTTTTCCAAAAGAAATACAAAGACAACGTAAAAATTGTCGGAGGTGTTTTTGAAGGAAGATATATGAGTGTTGAAGAAATGACAGCTATCGCTGCTATCCCTTCACAAAAGACTCTTTATGCTCAGTTCGTCAATCTTATCAATTCACCAATTCAGAGATTTGTCGTCTCTCTTAGTGAAATCGCTAAGAAAAAGACAGCTTAA
- the rplL gene encoding 50S ribosomal protein L7/L12 has product MEENKVVVPAKFEKLVAEIEKMSVLDLHELVKTLEAKFGVSAAAVAVAGPAAGPAAAAEEKSSFKVELTSAGTQKIAVIKAVKEALGLGLKEAKDLVDGAPSVLKEEMKKEEAEALKKKVEEAGGKVTLK; this is encoded by the coding sequence ATGGAAGAAAACAAAGTAGTTGTTCCTGCAAAGTTTGAAAAACTTGTTGCAGAAATAGAAAAAATGTCAGTGTTGGATCTTCATGAGCTTGTAAAGACTCTTGAAGCAAAGTTTGGAGTTTCAGCAGCCGCTGTAGCCGTAGCAGGCCCAGCCGCAGGTCCAGCAGCCGCAGCAGAAGAAAAATCATCATTCAAAGTTGAGCTTACAAGTGCAGGTACACAGAAGATTGCTGTTATCAAAGCCGTTAAAGAAGCCCTTGGTCTTGGTTTGAAAGAAGCCAAAGACTTGGTAGACGGTGCACCTTCAGTCTTGAAAGAAGAGATGAAGAAAGAGGAAGCGGAAGCTTTAAAGAAGAAGGTTGAGGAAGCCGGTGGAAAGGTCACATTGAAATAA
- a CDS encoding MBL fold metallo-hydrolase → MRVIFYGGTGSVTGANFLVENSGPAGDIKFAVDCGMMQGSRIAESFNRDPFPYDPSELEFLLVTHAHIDHIGRIPKLVKDGFAGKIISTPETRDIAELLLQDTLGIIEHESRKDGVLPMFEQKDIEKAMSLWQPLKYHTDFPLNNDLTIYLRDSGHILGSAMIEIRNAKGKIVFTGDLGNSPSLLLNDTESITDANYIVMESVYGDRNHEPKELRRAKLKEIILDTIKNKRTLIIPAFSLERSQMILYEMNEFFEKDGVPQIPVFLDSPLASKITKVYERYSGSLKQSVQDEMRAGDDVFRFPRLKFTVMADESQRIEMTPNPKIIIAGSGMSNGGRVIHHEKDHVGDPNAMILLVGYQSVGTLGRQLQDGAKEVEIYGKKLPVRAEIDTIAGYSSHKDSDGLTAFVEKANESGALKQVFVVMGEPKSSLFLVQRLRDELDVKALNPEYRQSFELEV, encoded by the coding sequence ATGAGAGTTATATTTTATGGAGGTACAGGTTCGGTCACTGGCGCGAATTTCTTAGTTGAGAATTCTGGACCGGCAGGGGATATTAAATTTGCGGTGGATTGCGGTATGATGCAGGGCTCAAGGATTGCCGAAAGTTTCAATCGTGATCCATTCCCATACGATCCTTCCGAGCTAGAGTTTCTTTTGGTCACTCATGCACATATAGACCATATCGGCAGGATCCCCAAGCTTGTAAAAGATGGTTTTGCCGGCAAGATTATAAGCACTCCAGAGACGAGAGATATCGCCGAGCTTCTGCTACAAGACACACTCGGGATTATCGAGCACGAATCTAGAAAAGACGGTGTACTACCGATGTTTGAACAGAAAGATATTGAAAAAGCGATGTCTCTCTGGCAACCGCTCAAATATCATACAGATTTTCCATTAAACAACGATCTGACGATTTATCTCCGCGACTCTGGCCACATACTCGGCTCGGCAATGATAGAAATACGAAATGCGAAAGGTAAAATTGTTTTTACTGGTGATCTTGGCAATTCTCCCTCGCTTTTATTGAATGATACAGAGTCGATAACAGATGCAAATTATATTGTTATGGAAAGTGTTTACGGCGACAGGAATCATGAGCCGAAGGAGTTGAGAAGAGCAAAACTGAAGGAGATTATCTTAGATACTATAAAAAATAAAAGGACTTTGATTATCCCAGCCTTTTCTCTTGAAAGAAGTCAGATGATTCTTTATGAAATGAACGAATTTTTTGAAAAGGATGGCGTGCCACAGATTCCTGTTTTCCTAGATTCACCACTTGCAAGCAAGATTACAAAAGTTTATGAAAGATATTCTGGAAGTTTGAAGCAGTCTGTGCAAGATGAGATGAGAGCGGGGGATGATGTATTCAGATTTCCTCGTCTCAAGTTCACTGTGATGGCAGATGAATCACAGAGGATAGAAATGACGCCAAATCCGAAAATAATCATTGCTGGTTCAGGAATGTCGAATGGCGGGCGAGTGATACATCATGAAAAAGACCATGTCGGTGATCCAAACGCCATGATACTTCTCGTTGGCTATCAATCGGTAGGAACGCTCGGCAGACAGCTTCAAGATGGTGCAAAGGAAGTAGAGATTTATGGAAAAAAGCTTCCTGTGCGGGCAGAAATAGACACTATTGCCGGGTATTCTTCACATAAAGATTCCGATGGTTTGACGGCTTTTGTGGAAAAGGCAAACGAAAGTGGTGCTCTTAAGCAAGTTTTCGTGGTGATGGGCGAGCCGAAATCCTCACTTTTCCTCGTCCAGCGTCTCCGCGATGAGCTTGATGTAAAAGCCCTCAATCCGGAATATAGACAGAGTTTTGAATTGGAGGTGTAA
- the rplT gene encoding 50S ribosomal protein L20, with protein sequence MTRVKRGVIKTKTRKNVLRMTKGFRLNRRNKEAAAIEAIMHAGANAYNHRRDKKGDFRRLWNVRINAILREHGSTYSKFIGAMTKAKIEIDRKILALLANENPETFKRIIAKAK encoded by the coding sequence ATGACAAGAGTAAAAAGAGGTGTAATAAAGACAAAGACAAGAAAGAATGTCCTTAGAATGACAAAGGGCTTCCGTTTGAATAGAAGAAATAAAGAAGCTGCTGCTATTGAAGCCATAATGCACGCCGGAGCAAATGCATACAACCACAGAAGAGATAAAAAGGGCGATTTCAGAAGATTATGGAATGTCAGAATCAACGCCATCTTGAGAGAACATGGTTCAACATACAGCAAATTCATCGGTGCAATGACAAAAGCAAAGATAGAAATAGATAGAAAAATCCTTGCCTTGCTTGCAAATGAAAATCCTGAGACTTTCAAGAGAATAATTGCAAAGGCTAAATAA
- a CDS encoding 50S ribosomal protein L35 codes for MKTNKSFIKRLKVTKNGKIIGRKAGQNHFNAKNSGSVGQKKKRSVLIHFKTRAKRRFLAGRF; via the coding sequence ATGAAAACAAATAAATCATTTATAAAGAGGTTGAAAGTGACAAAGAACGGCAAGATTATCGGTAGAAAAGCCGGTCAAAACCACTTCAATGCAAAAAATTCCGGAAGTGTCGGCCAAAAAAAGAAGAGGTCGGTTTTGATACATTTTAAAACAAGAGCAAAGAGAAGGTTTTTGGCAGGAAGATTCTAA
- the infC gene encoding translation initiation factor IF-3: MNIRARINHQIKAPELRVITDDGQNLGVLSMKEALMKAQEMNLDLIEISPNAVPPVAKIMDYGKFQYSEKKKLKEAKSKIQNIEIKSVQVKIGTDEHDLLLKAGKASEWLKEGHRVKLNLFLAGRAKYLDQKFLRERMERMLKLITEEYKIAEPVTKGPKGLTTVIERVSKKV; encoded by the coding sequence TTGAATATAAGGGCAAGAATAAATCATCAAATAAAAGCACCCGAGCTTAGGGTTATCACAGATGACGGTCAGAATCTAGGTGTACTTTCCATGAAAGAGGCTTTGATGAAAGCACAGGAGATGAATTTGGATTTGATAGAAATATCACCAAATGCCGTTCCCCCAGTTGCAAAAATAATGGATTATGGTAAATTTCAGTATTCCGAGAAAAAGAAACTAAAGGAAGCTAAATCAAAGATTCAAAATATCGAGATTAAAAGCGTCCAGGTAAAGATAGGCACGGATGAGCACGATCTCCTCCTCAAAGCCGGCAAAGCTTCGGAATGGCTAAAAGAAGGTCATAGAGTGAAGCTTAATCTTTTTCTTGCGGGTAGAGCAAAGTATTTAGACCAGAAATTTTTGAGAGAAAGGATGGAAAGAATGCTAAAGCTAATAACAGAAGAATACAAAATCGCTGAACCAGTAACAAAAGGTCCAAAAGGGTTAACGACAGTGATAGAGAGAGTGAGTAAGAAAGTATAA
- a CDS encoding phosphatase PAP2 family protein → MQRGKIIFLIVLIAIFLIIGWLVATKNPQLINIDHNIISYFDNLRFPALDTTMLAITKVGNPRYSFVLFLIFAIILIIKRKAVPFYIFTIATILCSILPPELKTFFERTRPTGGLLKLRDYSFPSGHATISAVFLLSALFIFAPLIKNNLLKWLFITASTILFTSVALSRIFLWVHWPSDVLAGFILGTICYLLVDVMCCHKNENML, encoded by the coding sequence ATGCAAAGAGGGAAAATTATATTTCTTATAGTCCTAATAGCTATCTTTCTTATAATCGGCTGGCTTGTAGCTACAAAAAATCCACAGCTCATAAATATCGACCACAATATCATAAGCTACTTCGACAATCTCCGCTTCCCCGCTCTTGATACGACAATGCTCGCTATTACAAAAGTCGGTAATCCACGTTATTCTTTTGTCCTCTTCCTAATATTCGCCATAATATTGATTATAAAAAGAAAGGCCGTCCCTTTTTATATTTTCACTATCGCAACAATTCTCTGTTCAATATTGCCTCCCGAATTAAAAACTTTTTTTGAAAGAACAAGGCCGACCGGTGGACTGCTAAAGCTCAGAGATTATAGTTTCCCAAGCGGGCATGCCACAATATCGGCAGTCTTCTTGCTTTCCGCACTTTTTATCTTCGCTCCGCTTATAAAAAACAATCTCTTGAAATGGCTTTTCATAACTGCTTCGACAATCCTTTTTACCTCCGTCGCCCTAAGCAGGATTTTCCTCTGGGTTCACTGGCCGAGTGATGTCTTAGCGGGCTTTATTCTCGGTACGATTTGCTACCTTTTGGTAGATGTGATGTGTTGCCATAAAAACGAAAATATGCTATAA
- a CDS encoding redoxin domain-containing protein, producing MDFCDSIYGCAEKATIGDGVEEFEAEAYHGGKIKTVRLSDYRDKWVILFFYPADFTFVCPTELEEMASFYDKFKKMNTEVLSVSVDTVYVHKAWHDTSEAIKKVNFPMLADPTHSLCEYFGTYIRGEGISLRGTFVINPKGILKMIEINDNSIGRSTKELYRKLQAAQFVEKHGDKVCPASWEPGDDTLTPGLDLVGKI from the coding sequence ATGGACTTTTGCGACAGTATTTATGGTTGTGCAGAAAAGGCGACGATTGGAGATGGAGTAGAAGAATTTGAAGCAGAAGCGTATCATGGTGGAAAGATAAAAACAGTTAGATTGTCTGACTATAGAGACAAATGGGTAATCCTCTTTTTCTATCCGGCCGACTTTACTTTCGTCTGTCCGACAGAGCTTGAAGAGATGGCGTCATTCTATGACAAGTTTAAGAAAATGAATACCGAAGTGCTTTCTGTCAGTGTAGATACGGTATATGTTCATAAAGCGTGGCACGATACAAGTGAAGCCATAAAAAAAGTCAATTTCCCAATGCTCGCCGACCCGACGCACTCCCTATGCGAATATTTCGGAACATATATCAGAGGAGAAGGAATTTCTCTGCGAGGCACTTTCGTCATCAATCCAAAAGGCATTTTGAAAATGATAGAAATAAATGATAACTCCATCGGTAGGTCAACCAAAGAGCTTTACAGGAAATTGCAAGCAGCACAATTTGTCGAAAAGCACGGCGACAAAGTCTGCCCTGCAAGCTGGGAACCAGGAGACGACACTTTGACTCCAGGTTTGGATTTGGTTGGGAAGATATAG
- the smpB gene encoding SsrA-binding protein SmpB, translated as MTAKFAENRKVYFNYEILERLTAGIELFGFEVKAIKAGQMTLDGAYVVVRGGEAFLIGAGITPLQPKNVKEDYDPRRNRKLLLTKKEIAELANTEQKKGLTIAPLSVYNMGKKLKIELGIARGKKTMDKRESIKKRETDREIRRTLKEE; from the coding sequence ATGACCGCCAAATTCGCCGAAAATAGAAAAGTCTATTTTAATTATGAAATCCTTGAAAGACTCACGGCGGGCATTGAGTTGTTCGGTTTTGAGGTCAAAGCGATAAAAGCAGGGCAGATGACTCTCGATGGAGCATACGTCGTGGTGCGTGGTGGCGAAGCATTTCTCATCGGCGCTGGTATCACTCCCCTTCAACCCAAGAATGTTAAGGAGGATTATGACCCTCGCAGAAATCGCAAACTGCTTTTGACCAAAAAAGAGATAGCTGAGCTTGCGAATACAGAGCAGAAAAAGGGTTTGACAATTGCACCCCTTTCGGTGTATAATATGGGTAAGAAGCTCAAGATAGAGCTTGGAATCGCGCGTGGTAAAAAGACCATGGACAAACGCGAAAGTATCAAGAAACGCGAAACAGATCGCGAGATACGAAGAACATTGAAAGAGGAATAG
- a CDS encoding SPFH domain-containing protein: MSISGGTLAWIIMAVVMVVVVLCWKLVLRIFGVIIIPDDSIGIVNKKFVLFGEFKTLPDGEVVALHGEAGLQAETLAPGIHFLFWPWQYEIQTTKFVTIPEGTIGVVEARGGKALSGGRVLGKFVECDSFQDVKKFLGAGGQRGPQIAVIPPGTYRINVGFFSVKAERAMEIADNKVGIVTTKDGQPLKTGEIAGKEIGGHNRFQDGEKFIEGGGFRGLQEQVLLAGRYYINPRFATVEVVDMTIVPIAHAGVVIAYVGEPGVDVTGDSFKHGNLVKKGEKGVWVEPLDPGKYPVNPYTHKVECVPTANVVLNWATGKTESHKLDEKLCTITVRSQDGFTFNLDVSQIIHIPRTEAPKVIARFGNVANLVTQVLEPTIGNYFRNAAQGSDVIDFLKGREGRQRDAKNRISAALQDYNVVAVDTLIGDITPPDELMKTLTDRKIAEQEQVTFATQEVAQNARKKLQQATAQADTQASVVTAERSVEIAKFTADAAIKTAEGAAKSKEVNAQADANVLKLVGDAEGGKIKAIGTAEANVIEMKIKSMESDNYAMVQVAKYLAENHIQLVPQIMVSGGGAATGGDGTLVNVLLAQLVGKGLKLDTEVKPATVAPAPKA; encoded by the coding sequence ATGTCGATAAGTGGTGGTACCTTGGCATGGATTATCATGGCTGTAGTTATGGTCGTGGTGGTCCTGTGCTGGAAATTGGTGTTACGAATATTCGGTGTGATCATCATCCCTGATGATTCCATCGGCATCGTCAACAAGAAATTCGTGTTGTTTGGAGAATTCAAGACCCTGCCGGACGGCGAAGTTGTCGCTCTGCACGGAGAAGCTGGGTTGCAAGCCGAAACACTTGCCCCTGGCATTCATTTCTTGTTTTGGCCATGGCAATACGAGATTCAAACGACGAAGTTCGTGACAATTCCTGAAGGAACTATTGGTGTCGTCGAAGCACGTGGTGGTAAAGCCCTTTCGGGCGGCCGCGTACTCGGCAAATTTGTGGAATGCGATTCATTCCAAGACGTCAAAAAGTTCCTGGGAGCTGGTGGCCAACGTGGTCCACAAATTGCGGTCATTCCTCCAGGAACATACCGCATTAACGTGGGGTTCTTCTCGGTGAAAGCCGAGAGAGCGATGGAAATTGCCGATAACAAAGTCGGCATTGTCACAACGAAGGACGGCCAACCGCTCAAAACCGGCGAAATTGCTGGTAAGGAAATTGGGGGTCATAACCGATTCCAAGACGGCGAGAAATTCATCGAGGGCGGTGGTTTCCGAGGTCTCCAAGAGCAAGTACTTCTGGCAGGTCGCTACTATATCAACCCGCGCTTCGCAACGGTTGAAGTGGTGGACATGACCATCGTCCCGATCGCGCACGCAGGTGTGGTGATCGCATATGTCGGTGAACCCGGCGTTGACGTGACGGGGGATAGCTTCAAGCATGGCAATCTCGTCAAGAAGGGAGAGAAGGGCGTCTGGGTTGAACCACTCGATCCAGGCAAATACCCGGTCAATCCCTACACCCACAAGGTGGAATGTGTGCCGACGGCCAATGTCGTTTTGAATTGGGCAACCGGAAAGACCGAATCACACAAACTCGACGAGAAGCTCTGCACGATCACGGTCCGTTCACAAGACGGATTCACGTTCAACTTGGACGTGAGCCAGATCATTCACATTCCACGCACGGAGGCTCCAAAGGTCATCGCGCGTTTCGGCAATGTGGCCAATCTGGTAACCCAAGTCCTCGAGCCGACAATCGGAAATTACTTCCGTAACGCGGCGCAGGGATCTGATGTGATCGATTTCCTAAAGGGTCGCGAAGGTCGTCAAAGGGATGCGAAGAATCGCATTTCGGCGGCACTTCAAGACTACAACGTGGTGGCGGTGGACACCCTCATCGGTGACATCACTCCCCCGGATGAGCTCATGAAGACGCTGACGGATCGGAAAATCGCCGAGCAAGAACAGGTCACCTTTGCAACGCAAGAAGTGGCCCAGAATGCCCGAAAGAAACTGCAGCAGGCAACTGCTCAGGCCGATACGCAAGCAAGCGTCGTGACTGCGGAACGTTCGGTGGAAATTGCCAAATTCACCGCCGATGCTGCAATCAAAACAGCAGAAGGTGCTGCAAAATCCAAGGAGGTCAACGCCCAGGCTGATGCCAATGTGTTGAAACTCGTGGGTGATGCCGAAGGTGGCAAGATCAAAGCGATCGGTACTGCCGAGGCGAACGTCATCGAGATGAAGATCAAATCGATGGAGTCCGACAACTACGCGATGGTTCAAGTCGCGAAGTACTTGGCTGAAAATCATATTCAGCTGGTCCCGCAGATTATGGTCAGTGGTGGTGGAGCAGCAACGGGCGGTGATGGCACCCTCGTAAATGTCCTACTCGCCCAACTGGTCGGGAAAGGACTCAAGCTCGACACCGAAGTGAAGCCCGCCACAGTGGCGCCGGCTCCCAAAGCGTAA